The Polypterus senegalus isolate Bchr_013 chromosome 9, ASM1683550v1, whole genome shotgun sequence genome includes a window with the following:
- the LOC120535363 gene encoding pleckstrin homology domain-containing family F member 2-like gives MEYHLAYTRANYERITAVENSFGAFGQPLMKPGRVLIAEGRLMKMCRRTHKPKMFFLFNDILVYGGIVMHSCWYSHQHIIPLEDIVIENQEDCPELQNHWLIRTPRKSFYVSAASLREKQEWIIHLEKYRAHQLTKSDRGPSGNLAAIWIPDRASEICMRCTDKFTVTQRRHHCRQCGFIVCNACSKCRFLIPTISSSPVRVCILCFNNLQEEKDRKDKGRNRWSDDFDCARPTYEVASEDETVERVESKWAGSQGPALPVGLKKHKK, from the coding sequence ATGGAATACCATCTGGCTTACACCCGAGCAAACTATGAGCGTATAACTGCTGTTGAAAACTCCTTTGGCGCCTTTGGGCAGCCCCTGATGAAACCTGGACGAGTTCTTATTGCAGAGGGTCGCCTGATGAAGATGTGCCGCCGCACCCACAAGCCCAAGATGTTTTTCCTCTTCAATGACATTCTGGTTTATGGCGGCATTGTGATGCACAGTTGCTGGTATAGCCACCAGCATATCATACCCTTGGAAGACATCGTCATAGAGAATCAAGAGGACTGTCCAGAACTGCAAAACCATTGGCTCATCAGAACACCTCGAAAGTCATTCTATGTGTCTGCTGCCTCTTTGAGGGAGAAACAGGAATGGATAATCCATTTGGAAAAGTATCGAGCTCATCAGCTAACAAAATCAGATCGAGGGCCATCTGGTAATCTGGCTGCAATCTGGATCCCAGACAGAGCTTCCGAAATCTGCATGCGCTGCACAGACAAGTTTACGGTGACACAGCGAAGGCACCACTGCCGGCAATGTGGCTTTATTGTGTGCAATGCCTGCTCCAAATGCAGGTTTCTTATTCCAACTATTTCATCGTCACCTGTGAGGGTCTGCATTTTGTGCTTCAACAACTTACAAGAAGAGAAGGACAGGAAAGACAAAGGCAGGAACAGGTGGTCCGATGACTTTGACTGTGCCAGGCCTACATATGAAGTCGCAAGTGAAGATGAGACTGTGGAAAGAGTTGAAAGCAAGTGGGCTGGATCACAAGGCCCAGCATTACCTGTGGGACTGAAGAAGCACAAAAAGTGA